DNA sequence from the Sulfurimonas sp. HSL3-7 genome:
TATCATAATGGATGTGATGATCGTCCTGGCTGCCGGTATCGCTTTTGCAAGTATCGAGTACGCCCTGTTAAGCTTGATGAGCGTCTATGCAACAGGACGAAGTCTGGACATGCTGATCTCGGGAAGGCCCTCGAAAAAAGTGGTCCATATCTTTTCAAAAAATGTCAGCCTCCTGCGTCACAATATCATTGAAAAGCTCGGAAGTGAAGACGTTGTGATGGAAGGGGTTGGATTCAATACGGGAGAGACCCGTAAAATTTTGATGCTTGTAGCCGAGAACAATACGATCCGTGTTTTGCGTAAAATCGTAAAAGAACATGATCAAGAAGGTTTTTTGGTGGTGATTGAAGCCTCGGAGCTTCATTAGAAAACCTGTCAATCATACAGCACGACCGTCGTATGATCTTTTGCTTTGTCGTGTATCGAGAAGCGGGTTTCGGCTCGCCCTACAGGGTGATCTTATACCCGATTTTAGAGTGACAGGTAATAAAATCTTTCGGCAGCTTTTGTCGAAGCCTGAACATCAATGAACGCAAAGCCCCCTCCCCCACAAGTTCACCGTCCCAGACAAAATCCTCGATCCGTTCCACCGTAACAATTTTGCCGAGATTTTTCATCAGAAGCTTGAGGAGTTTATTTTCTTTATCTTTTAATTTGAACGTTGCGCCGTTGAAAAGCAAAACAGAATTTTCATTATCATAAATATATCCGTGACGCAGTGTAATAAAACGTTCACTGGCCTGTTGCTCAACGGCGAGCTTATTCTGCAGGGAGATATTTTCTGACTTGACATCGGTAATTTCAGAAGAGAGTTTTTGATTTTCGGAAAATGTTTTCAGGGCAATTTCAACAGCTGTTTTCAATTCGATCTCTTTAAACGGCTTGAGAATATAACCGTAGGGCTTGATATTGATCGCCCTTTCAATCGTCTTGTTTTTGTCGTTAGCCGTTAAAAAGACGATGGGGGCGGAGAGGGTGCCTGAGATTGCTTCTGCAACGGCAATGCCGTCTTCTCTATCCTGGAGGGTGATATCCATCAGGATTAGATCGGGGTTTTTCGTCTTGGCTAGATGAAGCGCCCTCTCCCCGTTGGCAGCGATCCCCACCACATCGTAATCAAAATGGATAAGTGTCTCTTTAATGTTCAAAGCAATGATACTTTCATCTTCGACAATTAAAATTTTTCTTTTCAAGCCTTTCCTTTTTGTTTCGGAATGAATGTAATAGCGCATTTGAAACCGTTTTCTGAGTCGGTCTCGATCTCGCCGTTTAACTGACATTCGGTAATCGTATTAATCAGCTGGCATCCGAGTGATGTGGAGGTGCTGACTTTGTCACGGTTGATCCCGATGCCGTTGTCGTTGACACCGAACACAATCGATCCTTCTGCCCCGTTTTTAATAAAAATATCAATTACACCGGTATCAGTATTTATAAAGGCGTGTTTGATAGCGTTTAAAAACAGCTCATGCACGATTAGGGCGACGAGAACTGCATAATCCATTGACAAAAAGAGATCATCCGCCTCCAGACATACCGATATCTTTTTATTTTGAGCATACAGATCGATCATCGCCGATGAGAGCTGTTCGAGATGCGATCGCATGTTGATAGTTGCCAGGTCGCTGTTTTGGTAGAGCATTTCATGGACAAGAGCGATAGCGTAGATACGGCTTTGGCTTTTAGAGAGGGCATCTTTTACTTCCGAATTCGTCTCTCTTCGGCTCTGCATCTGAAGGAGTGAAGAGATCACTTCCAGATTGTTTTTGACGCGATGGTGTATCTCTTTGATAAGAACTTCTTTATCCTGAAGCGAGTTTTTCAACGCCATATTCTGCGCGGTAATAATTCTTCGTCTCTCTTTCTGCTCGGTTATATCCCGACCGAAGGCACAGATGAACTCTTTTTCACCGTTACGAAAGTAGTTCGTTGAGACGGAAACCGGCAAGGTACTGCCGTCTTTTCTCGTCTGCCTGCTCTCAAAACAGATAAACTGTTTCTGCTTGATCTGCTCTAAAAATTTTTCCGTATTTTTATTGTAATCGGAATCGATATCGCTTAGTTTCATCTGTAACAGCTCTTCTTTGCTGTACCCCAACATTTTACAAGCCGCATCGTTGACGTAAAAGAAACGGGTGTCAAAGGTAAACCAATAAATCGCATCGGCACTGTTATCGAGGGCAAAGTTAAAAAGTTGAAGATTCTCTTTCTCTTTTTGCTGATATTTGGAAAGTTTGACCAGGGCATCTTCCGCGACCAGGGCCGTCCGTCTGAGAAGTACATAGAGAAAAAGTGCACTGAGAACAAAAAAGACAACCCCGAGTAAAAACGGCAGTCCGAAATTGTCATTTCCAGAATGAACCAGATTCATCGAGAGCCTGTCTACGATAGCAACGCCGAGCACCCCGGCAACAGCGAATCCCAATGCCTGAAGTTTGACCCGATTTTCATTTGATATTTTTAGGAGTGCGCTCTCTCGTCTGGGTATCAACAATCTTCCTCTCATTTTTAATCAATTTGTACACTTACATTGCATTATTTTACCTTATACGAAGCGTCAATCGTCAATTTTACGCTATTTAACGCCGAATTGTCCCATTACGCTTTAGATGCGATTTTTATGCGATTTTTTTATTTTATATTTGTTTTGTTCAAAATTTACCAGGAGGTTACATGAAGAAGTTGGCTTTAGGTCTATTATTGGTGACACCTTCCATCTTTGCGGTGGAATTAGGGAAAAACTTTGCATTTAAGAATGGAGAGCATGCCTACCAGAAGGTATGTGCCCACTGTCATACACTAAAAACCGCCCCCCATACGATATTTACAAAAATGGATGATCAAGCAGGGATCGAAGCACGGGCGAAGGGGATTATGTACACCGTCAGACATGGAAGTAACGCAATGCCTGCTTTTAGAAAATCAGAGATCGATGATGCGGTATTGAAGGATTTGGCAACAAAACTGGCCGACGGCACAATCACTTTAACAGAAAAATAGGGAGAGAACAGATGATTCGAAGAACATTTCTTCAAGGGTCTGCAGCAGCTGTAGCCGCGATGTGCATCCCTTTATCGGCGGCCGGATTCGGTATCGGTTCGACTAAAAAAAAGATAGCGGTTGTCTCTGAAGCGGCATATGAGACAGGGTACGTCAACGCCGTCTCCACCAAAGTGGATGACGTCGTCGTTCTTGGCTCAGACAGATTGAAAAATCTCCATATCCTGTCGGCTGCAATGAAAGAAAACCGGGGTACCCTGTTCTGTGGTTTGCTAGTGCATAGCGATTTTACACTTTTACACCATGTCGCAGCAGCACATAAGGCAAAGATTGTTTCAGAAGCGGCACACACCCCGTCGCATAACGGAACCAGTCACACAGAAAACTCATTTGCAAGTATCTCCGTAAAAAAAGCATTTGATACATTTTCCTCGATCGCGAACGGCCAATACGGAACGGCGCTTTCATCGTACCACACTCTCGGCCCGCACAACACGCTGTCCGTTGCAAAGCAGATTGACTTTGTTTCCAATCACACAACGAAAAACGCTTTCGTATCGTTTGTAATTAAAGCCTAAAGGAGCATTAAATGAGTAAGAAACTTACGGCATTACCTGAAACCGTTTCTCTTGAAACAATGAATAAAGCAATTGAAGAATTTGTAAAAATCCTGGGTGCCGATAACGTACTGATCGGCGATGAGGAGATAGCCCCTTACAAAAAAATCATGATGGCAGTCAAGATCGAAGATCATATGCCTTCACTGGCGTTGCAGGCCTCGACAAAAGAAGAAGTTATCGCCATTGTCAGGGTATGTAACAAGTACGTCATCCCCGTCTGGACGTTTTCAACCGGTAAAAATATGGGATACGGTACCGCTGCACCGGCAAAGCCCGGAACTGTCATCCTTGATCTTCACAAAATGAATAAGATCATCGAGGTGAATCCCGACCTCTGTTATGCCGTACTTGAACCGGGTGTTACCTACCAGCAACTCTTTGACTACATTCAGGAAAAAGGGTACAAACTATGGCTCTCCTGCCCGGCCCCGAGTGCCATTGCAAGTCCGGTCGGCAATACAATGGACCGGGGTGTCGGTTATACGCCATACGGCGAACACTTCATGATGCAGTGCGGAATGGAGATCGTATTGGCGGACGGTTCATCCTTTAAAACCGGTATGGGCGGCATCAAGAACTCTACCAGTTCATCCGTTTTCAAATGGGGCTACGGACCGTCGCTGGACGGTATCTTTACACAGAGCAACTATGGTATCTGCGTTGAAATGGGAATGTGGCTTATGCCTGAACCGCCGGCATTCAAACCGTTCTGTATTACATTGGACACAGTTGAAGATGTTGAAAAAGTCGTCGAAGTTCTTCGACCGCTTCGTATCGCAAACATTATTCCAAATGCTTTCACGATCGCCAGTACGCTTTATGAAGCAGCAGGTGTTGTCAGCCGTTCCGACTATGTTGACGGAAACCGTTCCATCACGGAAGAGGAGATCGAAAAGATCAAAAAAGACACAGGAATGGGTACGTGGAACGTTTATGCGGCCTTGTACGGCACCGAAGAAGCGAATGAGTTGAACTGGAAAATCATCCAGTCGGTCATCAATGCCAACTTTAAAAACCATAAATTCCTGACATCCAAAGAGATGGGTGATGACCCGATATTCAAATATCGTGCCGACTTGATGCGCGGCTATATGACACTCCAGGAGTTTGGCCTCTATAACTGGAGAGGCGGCGGCGGAAGTATGTGGTTTGCCCCGGTATCGCCGGCGGAAGGAAAACACACCCTTAACCAATCGGCACTGGCTAAAAAGATTATGAATAAATACGGCTTCGATTATGTCGCCGAGTTTATCGTCGGTTGGCGGGACATGCACCATATTATCGACCTGCTCTATAACCGAAATGATCCAGAAGAGATGCAGCGCGCACATGACTGTTACGCTGAATTGGTAGATGCATTTGCGCAACAGGGTTACGGTGTATATCGGACAAGCAGTGGATTTATGGATCTGGTTGCTGAAACGTATGGTCCTGAAATTCACAATGTATTTCAAAAGATAAAGCGGGCACTCGATCCTAAAGGGATTTTGGCGCCGGGTAAATCGGGCATCTATTGATGGCTGCGCGTTATCGCGTAATAGCAGCGGCGCTGGTAAGGAGCACCGCTCAATAAGTAACGGATTACCCGAAAAAAGATACTATACCCAAAAATTACAACAACGTTGTCAGAAAGAGAACAATGCCAACACGCAGTGACCGCTGGGAAGTTATCTACCGGACAACAGATACGAGAAAGGTCGGTTGGTATCAAGCGGTTCTGGAAATATTGTGTACACTTCTTCAGTACATTATGGCCGCACCGAAACATTCATTCATCACATCGGATGCGGCGCCGACCACCTACTTGAAAAAGGGTTCGGTGACATCACCCTGATCGATATATCTGTCGCAGCACTCCACATTATCAAAGAGCGCCTGAAGGAGAGAGGCCCTCTGCATTGATCATGACCAGAAGCTTCTTCATTCCCCGGATCAGCATAAATCCCTATATCGTATTGACCTAAACTCAGGTTGTATTTATTGACAGAGCATAAGATTGAAAAATGAAAGGAAGTTATAACAGAGGGGCTAAAGCTGTGAATAATGACTATTCTGAGAAATTAGATCGTTTGAGACATGTGAACATGAAACATTGCTCTGCAGAAATAAAGTTTATTGATGTCAAAAAGTTTTGGCAAAGTGGCAAATATTCATTCCCAGGTTAAACCTGGGAATGGCTAGCAGATGCGATCAGAATGATCAGCGGTTTTTACCGCCTCCCATACCTTGTCCCTGACCCATGCCTTGACCTTGACCCATACCTGGGCCTTGTCCCTTGTTTTGATACTTGCGTACACGGTTCTCCGGCGGATAGGTCTGAAACTTTTTCAGCTGATCCTGTGTCATTGTCTTTTCACGGATCTTTAGCTCATTATGCAACTGGGTACGCTCCTGCTCAGTGGTCAACGTACCGCGCATATTCAACAGTTCATCCGTACTTTTTGACGAAAAATCAGCCGCGTAGACCGCAGCGCCCAGTAACAATGTACTTAAAACGATAGAGAACTTTTTCATGGTCAACTCCTTGAATGGTGTACAATAATCATACTACAAAAATGTATAAATAGTATTACGTCCGAGAATATCGGGCCGAAATCAGATGGAAATATACCTTACTGTTTTGAATTTTTACCCTTTTTAACCTCGGCAGAACCGAATTACAGATAATACTTAAGAAATATTCTCCCCTATCAATACCATAGCTTATTAAGACATAGCGTTCTATAGTGATTATATAACTTTGCTTTATAGGAGGATATCATGGACAGAAGCTATGTATTGTCAGCCTTCGGCTATGCTATCATCGGTTTGCTGCTGGGTATCTATATGGCGGCGTCGCAGGATCACGGGCAGCTGGTCACGCATGCCCACATAATGCTGGTAGGTTTTGTCGTCTCTTTTATCTACGGATTGTGTCACAAGCTCTGGATCTCCGACAGCGGTTCAACACTGGCCAGGGTACAGTTTTATGTCCATCATGCCTCATCAATTTTCCTTGGTATCGGCCTGTTTCTGCTTTATGGCAATTATGTGCTGTTGGAAACAATCGACCCCTATCTGGCGATCGCTTCCATTGCCGTACTGATCGCCTTGATCATGATGACGGTTATCCTGGTACAGTCAAAGGAAAAAACCGTCACTTAAAAGTGCATTTTATTGCTGCAAGGCCAACAGTATTCGATAAAGCTGATGAGCATCCTTGTTTCCCGCAAGCTCTCGTATAGAGTGCATTGCAAAGGTCGGTAGCCCGACATCGATGGTGTCGATGCCGAGTCGTGTCGCCGTGATCGGACCGATTGTAGAGCCGCACCCCATGTCCGAACGGGTCACAAACTCCTGGAGTTTAATATCTTGACTTTCTGCGGCCAGCGAAACCCTTGAGATGGTTCGCGAGTTTGAGGCGTAACGCTGGTTGGCATTGACCTTGACGACAACCCCGTTGTTGATACGCGGCGCATGGTTGTCATCATGTTTGCCTGCATAGTTGGGATGGACCGCATGTGCATTGTCACACGAGATCATGACCGATTTGCGCGTAAGCCGGGTATAACTTTCAAAATCAGCCGTCATACGGCGGAGCACGCTTTCCAGAAAGCTGCCGGCTGCCCCGGAAGTGCTCTCGCTGCCCACCTCTTCATGATCGCTGCAGACCATCAGGTATGGCCGTGAGGGGTGAACGCTGCAGATCGTCAATAAGCTGACATAGCAGCTTAAGAGATTGTCCAGACGTGCAGAGGCGATAAAGTCATCCTGCAGTCCGACAAAGGCGGCTTTTTGCGTATCGTAGAGGCTAAGTTCATGCGAAAGCAGACTTGCAAAGTCATCATATCCTTCATGTTTCAACGCTGCTTTGATCCACTCGCTAAAATCAAACGCACCGCTTGTAATGATAGGGACGATGTCCGTCTGTGCATTGACGGTGCGCTCTTTGTTGGCTTTATCGTCAAGATGAATCGCAAGTGACGGGATAATAGCGATCGCCTTCTGCATATTCACAAGCGCCTCTTTGATTCGACCTGTGGTGTCTTTATAGGCAACACGGCCTGCAATACTGAGGTCACGGTCAAACCACGGGTTCATCAGAAGTCCGCCATAAGGTTCGACGCCCAGCTGAACTAAACCGTTTTTCTCAATGACCGGTGAAGGTTTCAACTTCAGGTTCGGCGAGTCGGTATGCGCCCCCATCATCACATAATCGTCATCTCCCGGGTAGGTAAAGGCGATGATAGAGGAGTCATTACGTGTCACATAATATTTCTGGCCTTTTACAAGTGCCCACTTCTCTGTCTCTTCCAGTTTGATAAAACCGGCATTCTCACACATCATCGCCATATTGCGCGTCGTATGGAACGGGGTCGGTGAAGCGTCTAAAAAGCCTAAAAGTCCTTCATTGAATTCATCTGTTGTCATCATCTCTGTTTCCCTTAAATCCGATCAATCTACATAATATATTATATATTTTTTTATATCTACGCTTTGTAGACGTATGATCAAATTTTAACGTATTACAGAGCAATCCACTGTAAGAGTCCATGAAATCCTGTTTTTATTTCGGCACTGTTTCAAAATGAGGTAGAGAGCATAAGTGAAAACTGCAATGTTCTGCAGCTTCACAAAGGACGAGATCAGTATACGCAGACACCATAAACTTTTATCGTCTCAATGACATCAGCAAGACCGGATATACTTAACTCCACACTGTCAAAATCTTTGCTTGAATTGAAGCTGTAGTAAGCTTTCCCTGTCCCGTTCAAACCAAGCAGGTCTAAAGTCAGCAGTGAACTGCCGCTCACATCTTCTTGCAGCACCCCGTTTAAATAGGTCTTGATGGTAAGGTTGTCGACTAGATTGACCGTAAGCAAATCCCCCGTGTCTTGCACCACAAATCCGACCGTGCTTCCTCCCGTGTGGACTTCATCTTCATCTTTGACAAGTATAACAGCAGAACCGGCCAATTCAAGCAGTGTCGTAACTTCTGCTGCTGTTTCGGCATCCGCATCAACAAGATCGGCATCACCCTCAATGCTAGGGCACAAAATCCCCAACAGCGTACAAAGCAAACCGCCAGCGCTGCTTTCTACAGATGCCCGATCATTTCCTAAGTTAATAATAGCCTCGGCATTACTACCACAGAGTCCCACCAAATTGGCTGTGTTATCACACACATCTCCCGTGCCGTCACCGTCACTGTCAATCTGGTCGGCATTTGGTACGAGCGGACAGTTGTCCTCACTGTCAACTACCCCGTCATTGTCATTGTCATTATCACAGGCGTCACCGATACCATCCAGGTCACTGTCCTCTTGCAGCGGGTTTGGAATCAGAAGACAGTTGTCGTTACCGTCATCGATCCCGTCGCCATCACTGTCGGTGTTGCTGTCACAGGCGTCCCCTACACCATCACCATCTCCATCTTCCTGACCTGGATTTGCTGTGATTATACAGTTATCATTTACATCGAGAATACCATCGTTATCATCATCAGTATCGCAGCTGTTACCTATGCCGTCTCCGTCACTGTCAGTCTGATCGGGATTGGGAATCAAGACACAGTTATCACTTCCGTCCAGAATACCGTCATTGTCATCATCTGTATCACAGGCATCTCCAGCACCGTCACCGTCGGTATCGGCCTGGTCCGGATTGGACACTAATATACAGTTGTCGGCACTGTCTTCGATACTGTCTCCATCATCATCATTGTCACAGGCATTCCCCGCACCATCACCGTCGGTGTCAGCTTGATCTGGATTGATAGTCACAATACAGTTATCGCTGTTGTCCAGAATTCCATCATTGTCATCATCAGTGTCACAGGCGTCCCCTGCACCGTCACCATCGGTGTCCGCCTGATCCGGGTTTAGTATAAGAAGACAGTTGTCAATTCCATCTTCTATACCGTCATTATCAGTGTCCGTGTTACTGTCACAAGCATCGCCGATGCCGTCATTATCGGTATCAGTCTGATCAGGATTGCTTACGTTCGGGCAGTTGTCGTTCGGGTCCTTAAGTCCGTCACCATCACTGTCTCCGTTGCTGCCAGAGACAAATAATAATGTGTAGGTACTGATTGGGTGCAGACCATTCAAATCTGTTACTTGACGCGTAACGACAGCTCTGTATTCCGTATACGGAAGCATCTCGGCATCAAACGTGAAGTAAATGGTATTTTTGTCATGCATGATCGTACCCCCAACATGCACAGTATTATTGCCTTCCGTTACATAAAATGTTGTATCATTGATCGATGCGGGGTCCAACTCTTTACTGAAAACAATCATAATAGACGCATTAACATCTACGTTTGACATTCCCTGTGTCGGGCTTGTTGAGACGACATATGGCTCGTTACCAAGTCCAGTTCCTCCCAGTAGTCTGTCTTCTGAGTCACATCCTGACAGCACAAATACGGTGCTAAGGATCAGACCCAAAACAATCTCTTTTATATTTTGTACCGAAAAATTCATCGAAATCTCCTTTTACTTTGTCGCTGTGATAATGCTAATATCTACGCGTCTGTTTGCCGCACGACCTTCTTCCGTACTGTTATCTGCGATCGGCTCACTTTCACCTTTGGCGATGATCTCCATCTGCAGCGGGGAGATCCCCTTGATAATCAGAAAATTTCTAACGGAATTTGCACGTTGGTAAGAAAGTTCTAGATTATAGTCTTCCTCCCCAACATCGTCTGTGTGTCCTGTGATGATCAGCCGATCGTTTTCATTAATATTCTTAACGAGTTCCGCAAGCATCGCTTTACCTTGTGGAACCAGTTTTGCCTGATCAAAATCGAAAAGTGCATCCGATGCGAACACAATACGCTCGGCGGGCGGTGGCGGTGTGGTAATGACAATCGGCTCAGCGGCAACTTTCACCTCTTTGATGACCACAACAGGTTCCGGTTCGGGCACTGCTTTTTCTTCGATTCCAAAACGGTATACCAAACCGACAGAAAAGAGGTGGATATCTGCACCGCCGGCAAGCGACTCTTTCATATGATAGTCTTCCCACTCTCCGCGAAGGCCCCATGCCGGAGCAAGGTCATATTGAAAGCCGAGACCGTATTTGAAGCCCAGCTCGTTTTTCGTAAAATCTCCTGCATTCGAATAATCCTCTTTTAACCAAGAGTAAAGCAGCCCGCCCCGCGCTGTCAAAGAGAACGACTCATCATACAGCGGTAGAAGGAAAAGAAGGTCTATATTGACTCCTTGTGGCTTATATGAGCCCTTCGTGGAATTGGTTGTCGATACCGCCTTATAGGTAAATTCACCCAGATTGGCATAACCTCCTTCCACTGCAAAATACTCGTTAAACAGATACCCGCCGAACACCTTGAAACCAAAACTGTTTTCATCGTCGGTGTAAGAGACACAATCCCCGCCGCAAAACCCTTCTTTAATAGTTTCACTGTCAATATCCGCCATTGAGTATCCCAGTCCCAAACCGATATATGGTCCTTCTGTGATACTCTTACAATGCCCGGCGGTCGTCAGGAACCCCAGTAAAACAGTCGTTAGAATAGATGTACTGACTCTTATCACAATTTATTCCTTCTTGTTATAATTAATCTACATTTATAATAATTTATCATAAATCAATCATTTACATTATCAATCGGTATTCCTGATATATAGCTTTATTTGGAACATAAACATAACAAATTGATAACATTTTGATAAACAAACCTAATAATACCACTAGTTCGTAGGATTTTCAGATAACCAATCAATGCGAGGCAATACACTATGCCAGCGGTCAGGGCAAGCTTTAACGCCTGCTACTATATTTAATTGCATATTTTAAAATCAGTGTTCGGGATCACATACTGAACCAAAATGGATCACCAGTCTATTTACATTATGCGCTAATGGAACCTGAAGGTGCAATTAGCGTCTTGTTACGGTAAAATCGTAAACGAATAGGCCGAACCAGCATCCGGTGATGAAGTCGGATAAGCAGTGTTGGCGCCTACGACAATATCCATTCCGCTAATATCTACTGATTTTCCAAAATAACCTCCGGATACGTCGATCTTGGCCATCTGAAGGTAATTATCCGTCCCGTCATTTTGAAAAAGGTAAGCCGAATTTGCATGATGGGCACCGACAATGACATATCCCCCGTCTATGGCCACCGAGATTCCGAACTGGTCATTCCCTCCGGCATCATCGGCGCTGAGCTTGGCTACTTGATTGAAACTGTCGCCGCCGTCGTTTTTAAAGACGTAAGCTGAACCGGCATTTGTTACCCCGTTGGGATCTTCGTACCAGGCACCGACGACCACATAATCCCCGTCAATGTCGATCGAGCGTCCGAACAGGTCCCCCGCTTCCGCGTCGTCGGCATGGATTTTCGCCACTTCGTTGAACGTATCTGCTGCGGAATCCTTTTTGAAGATATAGGCTGATCCGGCATTGTTGATACCTAGGGCATGTTCGTAAAAGGCACCGACGGTAATATACTCCCCGCTGACAGATACGGAATAACCGAAGTAGTCACCAGCTGTGGCATCCGAAGCGGTAAGCTTATCTACCTGCGTATAGTGATCCAGGCCGTCATTTTTAAAGACATAGGCAGCACCCGCACAACATGAACTTCCTACGTATGCATTGTCCGCACCTGCAACAATATAATTGCCGCTTATGTCAACCACCCAACCCAAATGATCATAGACGGCGCCATCATTCGCAACAAGCTTGGCTATCTGCGTGTAGTTGTCCGAAGCGTCTTTTTTGAATACATATAAAGCCCCGCTGTCAAAAGATGCACTGCTATTATTATTGTCTTCGCCCATTGCGCCGACTACCACATAATCCCCCTCAATAGCTACCGAATTACCAAAATAGTCGCCTTCTGCACCATCGTCGGATGTCAATTCGGCAATCCGAATATAATGCCCGTTAATATTTTTTTTATAAACATATGCCGCACCGACATTACCAACACCGCCTACATCCGCAAGCCGAGCACCAACAACAGCATACTCCCCATTAATGGCCACGTCGTATCCAAAATCATCCTCTGTTCTAGGAGTGTCAGCTTCGAGTTCATTAAGTTCAATGACCTGAAAATCGCCATCACTGACCACAACGGTACGGACAGCAGTTGCAATATTGCCTGCTGTATCACCAACCGTGTAGGTAACACTATAGGTTCCGACGATAGAGGTGTCGACATCGTCGCTTGTCTGTATGGATGCCGTAACATCACCGTCGATATTATCATGCGCCGTGGCCCCCGGATCGCTAAAGGTGTCGCCCAGCTGCAGATTTAAAGGATTATCCCCTATAATCGTAACGACGGGAGGTGTTGTATCTGCTGTCGGATCACTGACCACAACGGTACGGACAGCAGTTGTAATATTGCCTGCTGTATCACCAACCGTGTAGTTAACACTATAGGTTCCGACAACAGAGATGTTGACATCGTCGCTTGTCTGTATGGATGCCGTAACATCACCGTCGATATTATCATGCGCCGTGGCCCCCGGATCGCTAAAGGTGTCGCCCAGCTGCAGATTTAAAGGGTTATCCCCTATAATCGTGATGATAGGAAACGTAGTATCAGGTACACCGCCCAGCGATACAAACCTGACAGCATCGGCGCTGGTGCCTCCCGTTTCCACATCACGCACAAGGGTAACATTGCCACTGGTGCCCGCATTGAATGAGAAGGTGCCCAGTAAAACCCAGTCTCCCGAACCCTGATTCTGATCAATCCCTATCGGCGTAGAACCCCCGGCATGATTGACCGTATAGCTGGCGTCTGTATCACGATCATAGACGGTAGAACCGGTATACCATACATAAACCTCATAGTAGTCTGCCTCCGGCAGAACGGGTGTCCAGGTCGCGCTGCTGCCGATGGTTCTGCTGAAAACAGAACTGTCGGCATACTCATCCGGCGCCCCGGACTC
Encoded proteins:
- a CDS encoding response regulator, with amino-acid sequence MKRKILIVEDESIIALNIKETLIHFDYDVVGIAANGERALHLAKTKNPDLILMDITLQDREDGIAVAEAISGTLSAPIVFLTANDKNKTIERAINIKPYGYILKPFKEIELKTAVEIALKTFSENQKLSSEITDVKSENISLQNKLAVEQQASERFITLRHGYIYDNENSVLLFNGATFKLKDKENKLLKLLMKNLGKIVTVERIEDFVWDGELVGEGALRSLMFRLRQKLPKDFITCHSKIGYKITL
- a CDS encoding histidine kinase dimerization/phosphoacceptor domain -containing protein, which produces MIPRRESALLKISNENRVKLQALGFAVAGVLGVAIVDRLSMNLVHSGNDNFGLPFLLGVVFFVLSALFLYVLLRRTALVAEDALVKLSKYQQKEKENLQLFNFALDNSADAIYWFTFDTRFFYVNDAACKMLGYSKEELLQMKLSDIDSDYNKNTEKFLEQIKQKQFICFESRQTRKDGSTLPVSVSTNYFRNGEKEFICAFGRDITEQKERRRIITAQNMALKNSLQDKEVLIKEIHHRVKNNLEVISSLLQMQSRRETNSEVKDALSKSQSRIYAIALVHEMLYQNSDLATINMRSHLEQLSSAMIDLYAQNKKISVCLEADDLFLSMDYAVLVALIVHELFLNAIKHAFINTDTGVIDIFIKNGAEGSIVFGVNDNGIGINRDKVSTSTSLGCQLINTITECQLNGEIETDSENGFKCAITFIPKQKGKA
- a CDS encoding cytochrome c; protein product: MKKLALGLLLVTPSIFAVELGKNFAFKNGEHAYQKVCAHCHTLKTAPHTIFTKMDDQAGIEARAKGIMYTVRHGSNAMPAFRKSEIDDAVLKDLATKLADGTITLTEK
- a CDS encoding FAD-binding oxidoreductase; the protein is MSKKLTALPETVSLETMNKAIEEFVKILGADNVLIGDEEIAPYKKIMMAVKIEDHMPSLALQASTKEEVIAIVRVCNKYVIPVWTFSTGKNMGYGTAAPAKPGTVILDLHKMNKIIEVNPDLCYAVLEPGVTYQQLFDYIQEKGYKLWLSCPAPSAIASPVGNTMDRGVGYTPYGEHFMMQCGMEIVLADGSSFKTGMGGIKNSTSSSVFKWGYGPSLDGIFTQSNYGICVEMGMWLMPEPPAFKPFCITLDTVEDVEKVVEVLRPLRIANIIPNAFTIASTLYEAAGVVSRSDYVDGNRSITEEEIEKIKKDTGMGTWNVYAALYGTEEANELNWKIIQSVINANFKNHKFLTSKEMGDDPIFKYRADLMRGYMTLQEFGLYNWRGGGGSMWFAPVSPAEGKHTLNQSALAKKIMNKYGFDYVAEFIVGWRDMHHIIDLLYNRNDPEEMQRAHDCYAELVDAFAQQGYGVYRTSSGFMDLVAETYGPEIHNVFQKIKRALDPKGILAPGKSGIY
- a CDS encoding DUF1104 domain-containing protein, with amino-acid sequence MKKFSIVLSTLLLGAAVYAADFSSKSTDELLNMRGTLTTEQERTQLHNELKIREKTMTQDQLKKFQTYPPENRVRKYQNKGQGPGMGQGQGMGQGQGMGGGKNR
- a CDS encoding TonB-dependent receptor translates to MDRSYVLSAFGYAIIGLLLGIYMAASQDHGQLVTHAHIMLVGFVVSFIYGLCHKLWISDSGSTLARVQFYVHHASSIFLGIGLFLLYGNYVLLETIDPYLAIASIAVLIALIMMTVILVQSKEKTVT
- a CDS encoding M18 family aminopeptidase gives rise to the protein MMTTDEFNEGLLGFLDASPTPFHTTRNMAMMCENAGFIKLEETEKWALVKGQKYYVTRNDSSIIAFTYPGDDDYVMMGAHTDSPNLKLKPSPVIEKNGLVQLGVEPYGGLLMNPWFDRDLSIAGRVAYKDTTGRIKEALVNMQKAIAIIPSLAIHLDDKANKERTVNAQTDIVPIITSGAFDFSEWIKAALKHEGYDDFASLLSHELSLYDTQKAAFVGLQDDFIASARLDNLLSCYVSLLTICSVHPSRPYLMVCSDHEEVGSESTSGAAGSFLESVLRRMTADFESYTRLTRKSVMISCDNAHAVHPNYAGKHDDNHAPRINNGVVVKVNANQRYASNSRTISRVSLAAESQDIKLQEFVTRSDMGCGSTIGPITATRLGIDTIDVGLPTFAMHSIRELAGNKDAHQLYRILLALQQ